Proteins co-encoded in one Nitrospinota bacterium genomic window:
- a CDS encoding glycosyltransferase family 9 protein, which yields MDQKKRDFEKIKEILIIRTGAIGDIILFLPVLRAIRKRFPDASIEVMGQRDRLSLLEDSCYVDKIVSIEDRDLFSLFVKDANPKDVLLQYLNRFDLIFSFIKEEDFSNNIKKFCKGNVISIPPFPPDEWKGHIIDYLLDSLKKYGIESSNKTPELYIGVDTKKMAEDFLKTQGINPVRDTIFAIHPGSGSKKKNWPLKKFSEVATWMREKYTAKILLILGPAEEGMDGEIFDMIKEINPVLAKNLPLKLLSGLIASCKLYIGNDSGITHISAALGIPTISLFGPTDTDIWGTKGKKVVILKGDMDSIATEEVKKGIELLVESEE from the coding sequence ATGGACCAAAAGAAGAGAGACTTTGAAAAAATAAAAGAGATATTGATCATCCGAACAGGCGCTATTGGAGATATTATTTTATTTTTACCGGTACTTCGTGCCATTCGAAAAAGATTTCCTGATGCCTCTATTGAGGTGATGGGGCAGAGAGATCGGCTCTCTCTTTTAGAGGACAGCTGTTATGTTGATAAGATTGTATCCATAGAGGATAGGGACTTATTCTCTCTGTTTGTCAAAGATGCCAATCCTAAAGATGTTCTTCTTCAATATCTTAATCGATTTGATTTGATATTCTCTTTTATAAAGGAAGAGGATTTTTCGAACAATATCAAGAAATTTTGTAAGGGGAATGTAATATCAATCCCTCCTTTTCCTCCAGATGAATGGAAAGGGCATATCATCGATTATCTTTTAGATTCCCTGAAAAAATACGGGATTGAATCAAGTAATAAAACTCCTGAGCTTTATATAGGTGTGGATACAAAAAAAATGGCTGAAGATTTTTTGAAAACACAAGGTATCAACCCAGTCCGTGATACTATTTTTGCGATTCATCCGGGAAGCGGGAGCAAAAAGAAGAACTGGCCTCTAAAGAAATTTTCTGAAGTAGCGACATGGATGAGAGAGAAATACACTGCAAAGATTCTCCTGATACTTGGTCCAGCTGAGGAGGGAATGGACGGAGAAATTTTTGATATGATAAAAGAAATAAATCCTGTCCTAGCCAAGAACCTTCCTTTAAAGCTCTTATCCGGCTTAATCGCTTCATGCAAACTTTATATCGGGAACGATTCAGGAATTACGCATATATCAGCAGCGTTAGGAATCCCAACCATATCCCTCTTCGGCCCTACAGACACAGATATCTGGGGAACTAAGGGAAAAAAAGTAGTTATTTTAAAAGGAGACAT